In Primulina eburnea isolate SZY01 chromosome 5, ASM2296580v1, whole genome shotgun sequence, a single window of DNA contains:
- the LOC140832896 gene encoding polygalacturonase At1g48100-like has product MEIMHCLFVLWILNVQFLIQNVANVDGGRHHNHMNKKQKSEISPELSPADSPDQSPTVPADSPLPQPGNFSSTSCIFNVCDYGAVGDGDTDDTDAFKAAWKEACRVENGVVLVPSDQVFLITSTIFSGPCEPGLVFQVDGVLMPPDGPDSWPESDSTKQWLVFYNLNGFTFTGAGTIEGNGQKWWDLPCKPHKGPNGKTLPGPCYSPALIRFFMSSNLVVTGLRIQNSPQFHMKFDGCQDVLVEKMSISSPKLSPNTDGIHIENTKSVGIYNSVIGNGDDCISIGPGCSDVDIEAVTCGPSHGISIGSLGVQNSHACVSNISVRNVFIKDSDNGLRIKTWQGGTGSVTGISFENIQMDNVRNCVIIDQYYCLTKACRNQTSAVYLTDVTYRNIKGTYDVRSPPIHFACSDTIACTNITMSEVELLPYEGVLVDDPFCWNAYGLQETLTIPPIDCLQEGVPQSLEESSLIGC; this is encoded by the exons ATGGAAATCATGCACTGCTTATTCGTGTTATGGATCTTGAATGTACAATTCTTGATCCAAAATGTAGCCAATGTGGATGGAGGGAGACATCATAATCACATGAACAAGAAGCAAAAGAGTGAAATTTCACCTGAACTTAGCCCAGCCGATTCCCCGGACCAATCTCCCACTGTTCCAGCCGACTCGCCTCTTCCCCAACCCGGGAACTTCTCGAGCACGAGTTGCATTTTCAATGTGTGTGATTATGGTGCAGTTGGAGACGGAGATACTGATGACACTGATGCCTTCAAGGCTGCATGGAAGGAGGCATGCCGAGTGGAAAATGGAGTGGTTCTGGTCCCATCAGATCAGGTTTTTCTTATTACTTCAACCATTTTTTCTGGACCCTGCGAGCCGGGGCTCGTTTTTCAG GTGGATGGGGTGCTAATGCCGCCTGATGGACCAGATTCCTGGCCAGAATCCGACAGCACTAAGCAGTGGCTGGTGTTTTACAATCTTAACGGCTTCACTTTCACTGGAGCAGGGACCATTGAAGGAAATGGCCAGAAGTGGTGGGATCTTCCATGCAAACCTCACAAG GGTCCTAATGGAAAAACATTGCCCGGACCATGTTACAGCCCGGCG TTGATTCGGTTTTTCATGAGCTCGAACTTGGTGGTGACCGGTTTGCGGATCCAAAACAGCCCACAGTTTCACATGAAATTCGATGGATGTCAAGATGTACTAGTCGAAAAAATGTCGATCTCTTCCCCTAAGTTAAGCCCGAACACAGATGGAATTCACATTGAGAACACCAAATCTGTTGGCATATACAACTCTGTCATAGGCAATG GGGATGATTGCATTTCAATAGGTCCAGGTTGTTCAGATGTGGATATAGAAGCCGTCACTTGTGGGCCGAGTCACGGGATAAG CATTGGCAGTCTTGGGGTACAAAACTCACATGCATGTGTTTCCAACATATCAGTACGAAATGTATTCATCAAAGACTCGGACAATGGACTCAGGATCAAGACATGGCAAGGAGGAACGGGGTCAGTGACTGGCATATCTTTCGAGAACATACAGATGGACAACGTAAGAAACTGTGTGATAATTGATCAATATTACTGCCTCACAAAGGCCTGTCGAAACCAGACCTCCGCCGTTTACCTGACCGATGTCACGTATAGAAACATAAAAGGTACCTATGATGTGAGGAGCCCTCCTATACACTTCGCATGTAGCGACACCATAGCCTGCACTAACATCACAATGTCAGAAGTTGAGCTTCTACCCTATGAAGGTGTACTAGTTGATGATCCCTTCTGCTGGAACGCATATGGCCTACAGGAGACACTCACTATACCTCCGATCGATTGTTTACAAGAAGGGGTGCCTCAATCTCTGGAAGAGAGTTCCTTGATTGGCTGCTAA